From one Emcibacter sp. SYSU 3D8 genomic stretch:
- a CDS encoding aspartate-semialdehyde dehydrogenase: MAVGQRRDHRDIELVLKGYRLATAEILYRMPDNLDFLQAYVWQDFDIAPDFPVLRQFLQFWEENLDGPLHSVRVASTQLMTPAEYRSVDGIIRMH, encoded by the coding sequence ATGGCTGTCGGGCAAAGGCGCGATCATCGCGACATTGAACTGGTTCTCAAGGGCTATCGGCTGGCGACCGCCGAAATCCTCTACCGGATGCCGGACAATCTGGACTTCCTGCAAGCCTATGTATGGCAGGATTTCGACATCGCCCCCGATTTTCCCGTGCTGCGCCAGTTCCTGCAATTCTGGGAGGAAAACCTCGACGGCCCGCTGCATTCGGTGCGGGTCGCCTCGACGCAGCTGATGACACCGGCCGAGTACCGCTCGGT